TTGCGGACGATGTAGTTGACGTCTTTGATGAAGAGTTCCTTGGCCTTAATGGCGTTAAACACATAGTGGGCCCAGGGATCCTTAGGATCGAACAGATCCTGCACCCCCAGTAATTCTTCGGCCCTGATGAAGCCCTCGTCGGTGAGCAGCACATTGCGGGCCTTTTCGTCGACCTCGTAGTGCTCTTCCCCATTCAACTCCCGAGCGACTTCGGCGGCGGCGGTGTATTTCTCGCTGGGTCGCTCCACCTGGCCCGAAATAATCAAAGGCGTGCGGGCCTCATCGATTAAGATGGAGTCCACCTCGTCGATGATGCAGAAGTTGAAGGGACGCTGCACCACATCGGCGATGGCGGTGGCCATGTTGTCGCGCAGGTAGTCGAAGCCAAACTCGCTGTTGGTGCCGTAGGTGATGTCGCAGCCGTAGTTTTTGCGCCGCTCTATGGGAGACATGCCCTGCTGAATCAGGCCGACGCTGAGGCCTAGGAAGCGATGAATCTGCCCCATCCACTCCGCATCTCGGCGGGCCAGGTAGTCGTTGACGGTGACAATGTGCACCCCCTTGTCGGTGAGGGCATTGAGGTAGGCGGGCAGGGTGGCGACCAGGGTTTTCCCTTCCCCGGTTTTCATCTCGGCGATCTGGCCTTCGTGAAGTACCATGCCGCCGATCAGCTGCACATCAAAGTGGCGCATCCCCAGCACCCGCTTCGAGGCCTCCCGCACCACGGCGAAGGCCTCGGTGAGCAAGTCATCTAGGGACTCGCCCTTGTTCAAGCGTTGCTTGAACTCAGCCGTCTTGGCGACCAGTGCTTCGTCGGAGAGGGCCGACACCTCTTCCTCTAATAGATTGATCTCAACCACATCGGGTTGATACTTCTTGAGCTTGCGGGCATTGGGATCGCCCAGAAGGTTCTTCAGCATGTGTCAAGGAACGAAGACGGCTAATGGCTGGCGGTCCAGCGAGGTGAGTCAGGGAATGCTCAGATAATTGTGAGCCCCGTCTGATGGCACAACCATCCGGAGGCATCAGAGATGAGTCTGATCTCTCCAACACTCCCCAGTGAAACGTATTCTGTCAGGTCCAACAAGACCCGCAAAATCCGCTTTTTTATCCTATCATTCATGGTTTGGGCCGTTGCGATCGCATCTCGATTCGGACATCCTCACTGGCATGCCTGCGCTCAGGACGTCCAGGAATCATTACCTAGGCAAATTCTCGGGATCCATCTCGCTTGAGATGGGCCTATGCTGGGGGAATATGTTATGACAATGGCACCTAATCTAGGGAGGGTTCTTGGCCACGATGGATTGTCGTCACATCCAGTTCCAATATATTGATCAGCTTGATGATGCTGCCCTGGGGCAGCTGCAGACCTTGTTTCAAGCCGCCGCATTTTGGGCTCAGGATCGACGACGCGACGATCTGGCCGTTGCCATTACCCATAGCCACCCGGTGGTCATTGCCTGGGATGGGGCCCAGTTGATCGGCTTTGCCCGAGCCACTTCCGATGGGGTCTATCGAGCAACGCTCTGGGATGTGGTTATCCACCCCGATTACCAGGGCGGTGGCCTGGGCCGCAAATTGGTGGAGACGGTTTTGGGCCATCCCCACATGAGCCGGGTGGAGCGGGTCTACTTGATGACCACCCACCAGCAGGGGTTTTACCAACGCATCGGCTTCGCCGAAAATTCCAGCACTACCCTGGTCCTCCACAACCAGCCCTTTAGAGCTAACCCCATCTCTAGTCACGGCTGAGTGCTCAACGGCGGGATAAGCATAGCCCTGTGCGTTACCCGATGGCGATGTGCTGTAGATCTCAAAACGAGATGACTCCGTCGCACTCTGGAGCCCATCGGTCAGGGTACAAAGATGGACCGCTCTAGGTTTGAGTGAGACCCGATCAATTTATTGCCAGGCTGAGGGAAATCAGCTGGGCGCCTGCTGGCCCCAGCGTGGGAGCGGATCTTGATTGTGGAACTTTTTTGAAGTCTCTATAAAAAGCCTTGAGGGACTCTTTCACGTTGCCGGAATCGCGATAAACCGGAGAGAAGTGTGTTCGGGAGCATCTATGCTCCCAGGGGGTTGCCCAGGACAGCAGTCTAGAGGCCGGGCTGCCCCCCAGAAATCATTAATTTTTTAACGGTCACTAACCCGGAAGCTTTTTTGCCGGGTTGGTTGCTTAGGATAGTCGCCAAGTCAGCTGAGGAGTTTCCATGTCGCGCCTGCAGCTAGAGCGGTTACTCAAAATTGATGCCCTGATCCGTCGTCCTCAGAGGCAGACGGCGCTGACGCTGGCAGCAGAACTGGAAGTGAGTGAGCGCACCATTCGCGATGACTTAGCCTTTCTGCGAGATCGCTTTCACGCTCCCCTAAAGTTCACTCGCAATCAGGGGCATCACTACACCGATGCCGAGTGGCGGCTGCCGACGGTGCCGTTGACCAAGGGCGAACTGTTTGCCCTCACCCTGGGGGCCAGG
This portion of the Halomicronema hongdechloris C2206 genome encodes:
- a CDS encoding GNAT family N-acetyltransferase, whose protein sequence is MDCRHIQFQYIDQLDDAALGQLQTLFQAAAFWAQDRRRDDLAVAITHSHPVVIAWDGAQLIGFARATSDGVYRATLWDVVIHPDYQGGGLGRKLVETVLGHPHMSRVERVYLMTTHQQGFYQRIGFAENSSTTLVLHNQPFRANPISSHG